In one Chryseobacterium camelliae genomic region, the following are encoded:
- a CDS encoding M28 family metallopeptidase yields the protein MRKLIIPLFAAALLTSCGTSKVSTETSGSSVASPKIYNKAFQSAYKEIKAEDLKKNLYVIASDEMEGRDTGSPGQKKAGEYMINYYKSLGISYPKALGSYYQKVPADFMKQRGGGNLPDSENILAFIEGSEKPEEIVVISGHYDHVGTRNGVVYNGADDDGSGTVAVMEIAKAFQSAKKAGKGPKRSILFLHVTGEEHGLFGSEYYTDNPVFPLANTVVDLNIDMIGRDDPENRGKQYVYVIGSEMLSSQLKVINEAANKTTNNLELNYKYDDPNDPQRLYYRSDHYNFAKNNIPVAFFFDGIHEDYHKPTDDVEKIDYNLLEKRTQLVFATAWELANRAERIVVDKK from the coding sequence ATGAGAAAGTTAATCATTCCGCTATTCGCTGCGGCTTTACTTACCAGTTGCGGAACTTCAAAAGTTTCTACGGAAACCTCCGGTTCATCTGTTGCTTCCCCTAAAATATATAATAAAGCATTTCAGTCTGCTTATAAGGAAATTAAGGCAGAAGATCTAAAGAAAAACTTATATGTAATTGCTTCTGATGAAATGGAAGGGAGGGATACCGGAAGCCCGGGACAAAAAAAGGCCGGAGAATACATGATTAATTATTACAAAAGCTTAGGAATTTCTTATCCGAAAGCTTTAGGATCCTATTATCAGAAAGTTCCTGCAGATTTTATGAAGCAAAGAGGAGGAGGAAATCTGCCTGATTCTGAAAATATTTTAGCATTTATCGAAGGGAGCGAAAAACCTGAAGAAATTGTTGTTATTTCCGGACATTATGATCACGTAGGAACAAGAAACGGAGTAGTCTATAATGGTGCGGATGATGACGGAAGCGGAACTGTTGCGGTGATGGAGATTGCAAAAGCTTTTCAGAGTGCCAAAAAAGCGGGAAAAGGACCTAAAAGATCTATTTTATTCCTTCATGTGACAGGAGAAGAGCATGGTTTGTTTGGCTCAGAATATTATACCGATAACCCTGTGTTTCCTTTGGCAAATACAGTGGTTGATTTAAATATTGATATGATTGGCCGTGATGATCCGGAAAACAGAGGGAAACAATATGTGTATGTGATTGGTTCTGAAATGTTAAGCTCTCAATTAAAAGTAATTAATGAAGCTGCTAATAAAACAACCAATAATCTGGAATTAAATTATAAATATGATGATCCGAATGATCCTCAGAGATTATATTACAGATCAGACCATTATAACTTTGCCAAAAACAATATTCCTGTAGCGTTTTTCTTTGACGGAATTCATGAAGACTACCATAAGCCAACGGATGATGTTGAGAAAATTGATTACAATTTACTGGAAAAAAGGACACAGCTGGTGTTCGCTACAGCCTGGGAATTGGCAAACAGAGCAGAAAGAATTGTAGTAGATAAAAAATAA
- a CDS encoding glyoxalase, which produces MKQSLQSIRPFIGAENFEISRNFYKDLGFEEIVLEPKLSLFKKNEVGFYLQDAYVKDWIDNTMLFIEVENADEFWNELQQLNLEEYAGVKLTPVRTMLWGKECFVHDPSGILWHFGEFF; this is translated from the coding sequence ATGAAACAAAGCTTACAATCAATTCGTCCGTTTATTGGCGCAGAAAATTTTGAAATCAGCCGTAATTTTTACAAGGACTTAGGATTTGAAGAAATTGTTTTAGAGCCTAAATTATCTTTATTTAAGAAAAATGAAGTTGGGTTTTATTTACAAGATGCCTATGTAAAGGATTGGATTGACAATACGATGCTTTTTATTGAAGTAGAAAATGCAGATGAATTTTGGAATGAACTTCAGCAATTAAATCTTGAAGAATATGCTGGAGTAAAGTTAACACCGGTCAGAACAATGCTTTGGGGAAAAGAATGCTTTGTACATGATCCTTCCGGAATTTTATGGCATTTTGGAGAGTTCTTTTAA
- a CDS encoding winged helix-turn-helix transcriptional regulator produces the protein MKKEANLNTSLVCKHRMGAIKDAMEILSGKWKFHILGTLLQGGTMRFMDLLREIDGIAAKMLSKELQDMEINHLIKRTVLDTKPVTVEYEVTEYGRTIEPIIDEIAKWGIEYRKSLYQR, from the coding sequence ATGAAAAAGGAAGCCAATTTAAATACATCATTAGTTTGCAAACACAGAATGGGTGCTATTAAAGATGCTATGGAAATTTTATCCGGCAAATGGAAGTTTCATATTTTAGGAACCTTATTGCAGGGAGGAACCATGCGTTTTATGGATCTATTGAGAGAAATTGACGGTATTGCAGCGAAAATGCTTTCAAAAGAGCTTCAGGATATGGAGATCAATCATCTTATCAAACGTACTGTACTCGATACGAAACCTGTTACGGTAGAATATGAAGTGACAGAATACGGCAGAACGATAGAACCTATTATTGATGAAATTGCGAAATGGGGCATTGAATACAGAAAATCTCTTTATCAGAGGTAG